Proteins found in one Epinephelus fuscoguttatus linkage group LG4, E.fuscoguttatus.final_Chr_v1 genomic segment:
- the LOC125886724 gene encoding kelch-like protein 1, giving the protein MSSLRQCFMMLLHWISFWLKYVLTRVWGAFPAVKNQITSQGITDRRSCEADSEEWKTNEALRTYHSGDEDETRVMVQTSTCAFHVDLGRLSECSEYFRALSQSRMRETSESLIHLDHVSSSVFHNLLEFSFHDKFKVPQEELGTHIQVSSYLLAEAFFSKCLSVLADELSPGNCLSYLSLAQEICCEELRMTVFTYLSRNLLELPHLIKCLNDEEKVEVVHLRKQGDRRLCSLRKENLTSWKDPETERARYIFTLRGSEDSGDWCPVTELPFRADKWCFTTVVLYNYLYIIGGYRQPVKRGWEFKMASLRYNPFTHTWAATAPLIKHRRHFSAVACEGCIYAVGGWYLDSLVTPDSSTALYTAVERYDPWEDTWRFVSSLPLTDFQFTMSLSHDVPLATSLGHCLYVLGSIQRTGEKLLLQYNTRQDSWSELLPTLTRADADLPTLYFLGAATDRLLVIGGNNSENVVTSFCVQSQRWGQVHSTEKVAFAGQGTVVGDQVLMPSIQDNTVASMDLNTLSLTVLPPLPIFTRYEAVFYLHF; this is encoded by the exons ATGAGTTCCCTCAGACAATGCTTTATGATGCTTCTTCACTGGATAAGCTTCTGGCTGAAATATGTTCTCACAAGAGTTTGGGGAGCTTTTCCAGCAGTCAAAAATCAGATAACATCTCAGGGTATCACAGATAGACGATCATGCGAGGCAGACTCAGAGGAGTGGAAAACTAATGAGGCACTTCGCACATATCACTCTGGAGATGAAGACGAAACCAGGGTTATGGTCCAAACCAGCACATGTGCATTCCAt GTCGACCTTGGGAGACTATCAGAGTGCAGCGAGTACTTCCGAGCCTTGTCCCAGTCCAGAATGAGAGAGACCTCGGAGAGCCTCATCCACCTGGACCATGTGTCCTCTTCTGTCTTCCACAATCTCCTCGAGTTCTCCTTCCATGATAAGTTTAAAGTCCCTCAGGAGGAGTTGGGCACACACATCCAG GTCAGCAGCTATCTTCTGGCTGAGGCCTTCTTCTCAAAGTGTCTCTCGGTCCTGGCAGATGAACTCAGCCCAGGTAACTGTTTGTCTTACCTGAGTCTGGCTCAGGAGATCTGCTGTGAGGAGCTGAGGATGACAGTGTTCACCTACCTGAGTAGAAACCTGCTGGAGCTGCCTCACCTCATCAA GTGTCTGAACGATGAGGAGAAGGTTGAAGTCGTCCACCTGAGGAAACAAGGAGACCGACGTCTCTGCAGCCTCAGGAAAGAGAACCTGACTTCTTGGAAAGACCCGGAAACAGAGCGTGCCCGATATATCTTCACCCTGAGAGGGTCAGAGGACAGTGGAGATTGGTGTCCAGTTACAGAGCTTCCCTTCAGGGCTGATAAGTGGTGTTTCACTACAGTGGTCCTATATAACTACCTGTACATAATAGGAGGCTACCGACAGCCTGTGAAGAGAGGCTGGGAGTTCAAGATGGCCTCCTTAAGGTATAATCCCTTCACTCATACGTGGGCTGCCACAGCTCCTCTGATTAAG CACAGAAGGCACTTCAGTGCAGTGGCCTGTGAAGGCTGTATTTACGCTGTGGGAGGCTGGTACTTGGACTCACTGGTGACCCCAGATTCCAGCACAGCTCTCTACACAGCTGTAGAACGCTATGATCCATGGGAGGATACATGGAG GTTTGTCTCCTCACTGCCGCTCACTGACTTCCAGTTTACCATGTCCTTGTCCCATGATGTGCCCCTTGCCACTAGCCTTGGACACTGTCTCTATGTGTTGGGGAGCAtccagaggacaggagagaaattGCTGCTGCAGTATAACACAAGGCAAG aCTCCTGGTCTGAACTGCTTCCCACCCTCACCAGAGCAGATGCAGACCTCCCTACTCTTTACTTCCTGGGTGCCGCCACTGACAGGCTGCTTGTGATTGGTGGGAACAACTCAGAAAATGTGGTGACATCATTTTGTGTGCAGTCACAGAGATGGGGACAG gTGCACAGCACCGAGAAAGTGGCGTTTGCAGGGCAGGGGACAGTTGTAGGTGACCAGGTCCTGATGCCAAGTATACAGGATAACACTGTTGCGAGTATGGACCTCAACACTCTCTCCCTCACAGTTCTTCCTCCTCTACCCATCTTCACCCGCTATGAAGCTGTCTTTTATCTTCACTTTTAA
- the LOC125886729 gene encoding zona pellucida sperm-binding protein 4-like, producing the protein MKLVCGCLLAVALLGCLADAQYFKQPQQPQQPQPPQPPKYIPPAPQKPQQPKYTPPAPQQPQRPQTPKRYTPQQPQKPQQPQQHIKQPLQPTETFHTCEVAEQYKIQCGAPGITASHCEAINCCFDGRMCYYGKSVTLQCTKDAQMIVVVARDATLPNIDLESVTFLGNDQNCSPVGTTSAFAIYQFPVTACGTVMMEEPGVIIYENRMTSLYEVAIGPYGAITRDSHYELLVQCRYIGTSVEALVIEVGLVPPPPPVAAPGPLRVELRLANGECHSKGCVEEEVAYSSFYVDSDYPVTKVLRDPVYVEIRVLERTDPNLVLTLGRCWTTADPYPHSLPQWDLLIDG; encoded by the exons ATGAAGTTGGTTTGTGGTTGTCTTCTGGCAGTTGCCCTGCTAGGCTGTCTGGCTGATGCTCAATATTTCAAGCAgcctcagcagcctcagcagccCCAGCCGCCCCAGCCGCCGAAATACATCCCACCGGCACCTCAGAAGCCCCAGCAGCCGAAATACACCCCACCGGCacctcagcagcctcagaggcCACAGACCCCCAAAAGGTACACacctcagcagcctcagaagCCCCAGCAGCCTCAACAGCACATCAAGCAGCCCCTGCAGCCTACAGAAACATTTCACACTTGTGAAGTGGCTGAGCAGTACAAGATACAGTGCGGAGCTCCGGGCATCACTGCTTCACATTGTGAGGCTATAAACTGTTGCTTTGATGGACGCATGTGCTATTACGGCAAATCTG TGACTCTTCAGTGCACCAAGGACGCCCAAATGATTGTTGTGGTTGCAAGAGACGCCACCTTACCCAACATCGACTTGGAGTCAGTCACCTTCCTTGGAAATGATCAGAACTGCAGTCCTGTCGGCACCACTTCAGCTTTTGCCATCTACCAGTTCCCTGTAACTGCCTGCGGCACTGTCATGATG GAGGAACCTGGGGTTATAATCTATGAGAACAGGATGACCTCCTTGTATGAAGTTGCTATTGGACCCTATGGAGCCATTACCAGGGACAGCCACTATGa GCTGCTTGTACAGTGTAGATACATCGGCACCTCAGTTGAGGCTCTGGTCATTGAGGTTGGCCTGGTTCCTCCACCACCCCCAGTTGCAGCTCCTGGACCTCTGCGTGTGGAACTGAGGCTGGCCAACGGAGAGTGTCATTCCAAGGGTTGTGTGGAAG AGGAGGTGGCCTACAGTTCCTTCTACGTGGATTCCGACTACCCCGTCACAAAGGTGCTTAGGGATCCTGTGTACGTTGAAATCCGAGTGCTGGAGAGGACTGATCCCAACCTTGTCTTGACTCTTGGAAGATGCTGGACTACTGCTGATCCCTACCCTCACAGTCTTCCTCAGTGGGACTTGTTGATTGATGGGTAA
- the chkb gene encoding choline/ethanolamine kinase, which translates to MRFRLSGYVWLFRLSSLTGELRLSTSPSCRLRPAFHTGPPLLFARKFTMQSSQNVTSSDSCGKEGLAEAENPGPGLFRTIPAVTAEDAGPPLENKFLGVVANERNLRTPSPLFGGNYDDDSEAEAFRDGRSEEVDRDTRGRAFAWCRDFLSGAWKTIDEEDFQISIVSGGLSNLLYLCCLPHHVRCVGGEPRQVLLRVYGAILQGVDSLVLESVMFAILAERTLGPKLYGIFPEGRLEEYLPNTRMRTDQLSDSAISAEIATKLARFHKMSMPFNKEPKWLFGTINKYMDQVMKLSFTREAHVKKYNKLMKHDLPAELESLHALLAATPSPVVFCHNDVQEGNILILDKENHNSRDRLMLIDFEYSSYNYRGFDFGNHFCEWMYNYTYNQWPFYKATAEDYPTREQQLHFIRSYLAEQRKYTAITMDQTQLEEDMIVEANRYALASHFLWGLWSIIQAKISKIEFGYMDYALCRFDAYFKLKKLWS; encoded by the exons ATGCGTTTTAGATTATCCGGCTATGTTTGGCTCTTCCGGTTAAGTAGCCTTACCGGTGAACTGCGCTTGTCCACGAGTCCCTCCTGCCGTTTGAGACCAGCATTTCACACCGGCCCTCCTTTACTCTTCGCCCGGAAATTCACGATGCAGTCGAGCCAAAATGTGACCAGCAGCGACAGTTGTGGAAAGGAGGGCTTGGCCGAGGCAGAGAATCCAGGGCCGGGGCTGTTCAGGACCATTCCGGCTGTCACAGCAGAAGATGCGGGTCCTCCGCTGGAGAACAAATTCCTGGGAGTTGTCGCTAACGAGAGAAACTTGAGGACCCCGAGCCCTCTGTTTGGGGGCAATTACGATGACGACTCGGAGGCAGAGGCTTTCCGGGATGGGAGATCCGAGGAGGTCGACCGGGACACCAGGGGCAGGGCGTTTGCCTGGTGCCGAGACTTTCTGTCAGGGGCCTGGAAGACCATCGATGAGGAGGATTTTCAAATTAGCATCGTCAG CGGTGGACTGAGTAATCTGCTGTACCTGTGTTGTCTGCCCCACCACGTGAGATGTGTGGGAGGGGAACCTCGCCAGGTGCTCCTCAGAGTCTACGGTGCCATCCTACAG GGAGTGGACTCCCTGGTGTTGGAGAGTGTGATGTTTGCTATCCTGGCAGAACGAACACTAGGACCAAAACTTTACGGCATCTTCCCCGAGGGACGCTTGGAAGAGTACCTTCCG AATACCCGCATGCGCACAGATCAACTCTCAGATTCAGCCATATCAGCTGAGATTGCCACCAAGTTGGCCCGTTTCCATAAAATGAGCATGCCCTTTAACAAAGAGCCTAAGTGGCTGTTTGGGACCATCAACAA atACATGGATCAAGTGATGAAGCTCAGTTTTACACGTGAAGCACATGTGAAGAAATACAATAAGCTGATGAAGCACGACCTGCCTGCTGAGCTTGAGAGTCTCCA TGCGTTGCTGGCAGCGACTCCATCGCCAGTGGTGTTCTGCCACAATGACGTCCAGGAAG GTAACATTCTGATACTGGACAAGGAGAACCATAACTCAAGAGACAGACTCATGCTGATCGACTTTGAGTACAGCAGTTACAACTACAG GGGTTTTGACTTCGGGAACCATTTCTGTGAATGGATGTACAACTACACCTATAACCAGTGGCCCTTCTACAAAGCCACAGCGGAGGACTATCCTACCAGAGAGCAGCAG cTTCATTTTATCAGAAGTTATTTGGCAGAACAGAGAAAATACACTGCCATTACCATGGACCAGACACAACTGGAAGAGGACATGATAGTTGAAGCTAACAG GTATGCACTGGCGTCACATTTCCTCTGGGGGCTGTGGTCCATCATTCAAGCAAAGATCTCCAAGATTGAATTTGGATACATG GACTATGCCCTGTGTCGTTTTGATGCCTACTTCAAGCTCAAAAAGCTCTGGTCCTGA